The Bradyrhizobium sp. WBAH42 genome includes a window with the following:
- a CDS encoding acetyl-CoA C-acetyltransferase, which yields MARPVFIVDGSRTPFLKARSGPGPFTPVDLAVQCGRPLLARQPFSPDSFDQVILGCVNVIADEMNPARVAALRLGMGEDMVAFTVQINCGSGMQSIDTAYRYIREGHADMILAGGTEALSHAPLVWPNSGVRWFAGLATAKGVAAKVASAFKLRPRDLKPIIGLERGLTDPVTELNMGQTAEVVGHLFGITRAQSDAYAAESHRRLAHAQSAGYLKGEVETAFSRDGKFFDHDDGVRPDSTAETLAKLRPVFERPWGQVTAGNSSQITDGASWVILASDAAVAKHKLTPKAVIVDSHWAALDPSIMGLGPVMSVTPLLQRNDLTIKDVETWELNEAFATQVLGCLAAWNDDKFCREILRLDGAAGEIDRERLNVDGGAISLGHPVGTSGNRIVLHLVNAMKRLGTRRGIATECIGGGLGGAMLIEAV from the coding sequence ATGGCACGACCGGTATTCATCGTCGACGGCAGCCGGACGCCGTTCCTGAAGGCGCGTTCTGGGCCCGGGCCGTTCACGCCGGTCGATCTCGCCGTGCAGTGCGGCCGGCCGCTGCTGGCGCGCCAGCCGTTCTCGCCCGATAGCTTCGACCAGGTCATCCTCGGCTGCGTCAACGTGATCGCTGACGAGATGAACCCGGCCCGCGTCGCCGCGCTCCGGCTCGGCATGGGCGAGGACATGGTCGCCTTCACCGTGCAGATCAATTGCGGCTCGGGCATGCAGTCGATCGACACCGCCTATCGCTATATCCGCGAAGGCCATGCCGACATGATTTTGGCTGGAGGCACCGAGGCCTTGAGCCACGCGCCGCTGGTCTGGCCGAATTCCGGCGTGCGCTGGTTCGCCGGTCTTGCCACTGCCAAGGGCGTTGCCGCGAAGGTTGCCTCAGCGTTCAAGCTGAGGCCGCGCGATCTCAAGCCGATCATCGGCCTCGAGCGCGGCCTGACTGATCCCGTCACCGAGCTGAACATGGGTCAGACCGCCGAGGTCGTCGGCCATCTCTTCGGCATCACCCGCGCGCAGTCGGATGCCTATGCCGCCGAAAGCCATCGCCGGCTCGCGCATGCGCAAAGCGCGGGTTATCTGAAGGGCGAGGTCGAGACTGCGTTCTCCCGCGACGGCAAGTTCTTCGACCACGACGACGGCGTGCGCCCGGACTCGACGGCCGAGACGCTCGCCAAGCTCCGGCCGGTATTCGAGCGGCCGTGGGGCCAGGTCACGGCCGGCAATTCCTCCCAGATCACCGACGGTGCGTCCTGGGTGATCCTCGCCTCCGACGCCGCCGTGGCAAAGCACAAGCTGACGCCGAAAGCCGTCATCGTCGACAGCCATTGGGCCGCGCTCGATCCCAGCATCATGGGGCTCGGCCCGGTGATGTCGGTGACGCCGCTGCTCCAGCGCAACGACCTCACCATCAAGGACGTCGAGACCTGGGAGCTGAACGAGGCCTTCGCAACGCAAGTGCTCGGGTGTCTCGCCGCCTGGAACGACGACAAGTTCTGCCGCGAAATATTGCGGCTCGATGGTGCCGCCGGCGAGATCGACCGCGAGAGGCTGAACGTCGACGGCGGCGCGATTTCGCTCGGCCATCCCGTCGGCACCTCCGGCAATCGCATCGTGCTGCATCTCGTCAATGCGATGAAGCGGCTCGGCACGCGGCGCGGAATTGCCACCGAATGCATCGGCGGCGGGCTCGGTGGCGCCATGCTGATCGAGGCGGTGTGA
- a CDS encoding acyl-CoA dehydrogenase encodes MSFRRDTITKPIFSWARGVLPAMSGTEREALEAGDVWWDADLFTGDPDWSKLLKVPQARLTDEERAFLSGPVDELCAMLDEWKIFWETRDLPQDVWHFVKREKFFGMIIPKEFGGLGFSPYAHSEVVRKISTRSIAAAVTVMVPNSLGPGELLMRFGTHEQQQRWLPRLADGREIPCFGLTSPEAGSDAASMVDSGIICKGEFEGREVVGLRLNWHKRYITLGPVATLLGLAFKAYDPDHLVGSQEELGITVALIPTNLPGVEIGQRHLPSMQVFQNGPNWGRDVFIPLDYVIGGKERLGQGWKMLMTALAAGRGISLPSLSAAGAAYAARTTGAYARIREQFGISISKFEGVEEPLARIVATAYQLDAARRLTCAALNAGVHPAVISGIMKLHATERMRSAVDDAMDIHGGKAVIDGPQNYLGNLHRAVPVGITVEGANILTRNLIVFGQGAIRAHPYLLDEMNALADTDRERGLSAFDKTFWKHVAHSFRTLFRAFGRSWTFGAFAPAPDAGDAAPFYRQLSRYSAAFAFCADMALLTLGGALKRKEMLSARFGDILSELYLLSAALKRWQDEGRQKEDFAALEWCMATGLKTIENRLAEILANLPNRFVAGLLKLVVQPFGARVLGPSDRVVHQCAAIVLDPSAARERLTPDLAHVDDDGGFARLERAFKLVAATDAIARRMRAAHIRDWKEAVSKGVVTQAEGEQLAAAHEAVTKVIEVDDFAPEALSPIYKKTVNVHQFFQELGEQRAAS; translated from the coding sequence ATGAGCTTCCGCCGCGACACCATCACAAAGCCGATCTTCTCCTGGGCGCGCGGCGTGCTGCCGGCGATGTCCGGCACCGAGCGCGAGGCGCTGGAGGCGGGTGACGTCTGGTGGGATGCCGATCTCTTCACCGGCGACCCTGATTGGTCGAAGCTGCTGAAGGTCCCGCAGGCGAGGCTGACGGACGAGGAACGGGCGTTCCTGAGTGGCCCCGTCGACGAGCTCTGCGCCATGCTCGACGAGTGGAAGATTTTTTGGGAAACGCGCGACCTGCCGCAGGACGTCTGGCACTTCGTCAAGCGCGAAAAGTTCTTCGGCATGATCATTCCGAAGGAGTTCGGCGGCCTCGGCTTCTCGCCCTACGCGCATTCGGAAGTCGTACGCAAGATCTCGACCCGCTCGATCGCGGCCGCGGTCACCGTGATGGTGCCGAACTCGCTCGGCCCCGGCGAGCTCCTGATGCGCTTCGGCACGCACGAGCAGCAGCAGCGCTGGCTGCCGCGGCTCGCCGACGGACGCGAGATTCCCTGCTTCGGCCTCACCAGCCCGGAAGCCGGCTCCGATGCCGCCTCGATGGTCGACAGCGGCATCATCTGCAAGGGCGAATTCGAGGGGCGCGAGGTCGTCGGCCTCCGCCTCAACTGGCACAAGCGCTACATCACGCTCGGTCCGGTCGCGACGCTGCTCGGCCTCGCCTTCAAGGCCTATGATCCCGATCATCTCGTCGGGAGCCAGGAAGAGCTCGGCATCACCGTGGCGCTGATCCCGACGAACTTGCCCGGCGTAGAGATCGGGCAGCGCCACCTGCCCTCGATGCAGGTCTTTCAGAACGGCCCGAACTGGGGTCGCGACGTCTTCATTCCGCTCGACTATGTCATCGGCGGAAAGGAGCGCCTGGGGCAGGGCTGGAAGATGCTGATGACCGCGCTCGCCGCCGGCCGCGGCATCTCGCTGCCGTCACTGTCGGCGGCCGGCGCCGCCTATGCGGCGCGCACCACCGGCGCCTATGCCCGCATCCGCGAGCAGTTCGGCATTTCCATCTCCAAGTTCGAAGGCGTCGAGGAGCCGCTCGCGCGCATCGTCGCCACAGCCTATCAGCTCGATGCGGCGCGCCGGCTGACCTGCGCGGCGCTCAATGCCGGCGTCCATCCCGCCGTCATCTCCGGCATCATGAAGTTGCATGCGACCGAGCGGATGCGCAGCGCGGTCGATGACGCCATGGACATCCATGGCGGCAAGGCCGTGATCGACGGTCCGCAAAACTATCTCGGCAATTTGCATCGGGCCGTTCCGGTCGGCATCACGGTCGAAGGCGCCAATATCCTGACCCGCAATCTCATCGTGTTCGGGCAAGGAGCGATCCGTGCCCATCCTTACCTGCTCGACGAGATGAATGCGCTCGCCGATACCGATCGCGAGCGCGGCCTCAGCGCGTTCGACAAGACGTTCTGGAAGCATGTCGCCCACAGCTTCCGGACCCTGTTCCGCGCCTTCGGCCGGAGCTGGACCTTTGGCGCCTTCGCGCCGGCGCCGGATGCGGGCGACGCCGCGCCTTTCTACCGCCAGCTCTCGCGCTACTCCGCGGCGTTTGCGTTCTGCGCCGACATGGCGCTGCTGACGCTCGGCGGCGCGCTCAAGCGCAAGGAGATGCTGTCGGCCCGCTTCGGCGACATCCTGTCCGAGCTCTACCTGCTCTCGGCCGCGCTGAAGCGCTGGCAGGACGAGGGGCGGCAGAAGGAGGATTTCGCGGCGCTGGAATGGTGCATGGCGACCGGGCTCAAAACCATCGAGAACCGGCTTGCCGAAATCCTGGCCAATTTGCCGAACCGCTTCGTCGCCGGCCTCCTCAAGCTCGTGGTCCAGCCGTTCGGCGCCCGCGTGCTCGGCCCGTCCGATCGCGTCGTGCACCAATGCGCTGCCATCGTGCTGGACCCGTCCGCGGCACGCGAGCGCCTCACCCCGGATCTCGCTCATGTCGACGACGACGGCGGCTTTGCCCGGCTGGAGCGCGCGTTTAAGCTGGTCGCGGCGACAGATGCGATCGCCAGGCGCATGCGTGCTGCGCATATCCGCGACTGGAAGGAGGCCGTCAGCAAGGGCGTGGTCACCCAGGCTGAGGGCGAGCAGCTTGCTGCAGCTCATGAAGCCGTCACAAAAGTGATAGAGGTCGACGATTTTGCGCCGGAGGCGCTGTCGCCGATTTACAAGAAAACCGTCAATGTGCATCAGTTCTTCCAGGAACTCGGTGAGCAGAGGGCGGCGAGCTGA
- a CDS encoding flavin reductase family protein, protein MTDKDLYFYEPSKGHGLKHDPFNAIIAPRPIGWISSRDARGHVNLAPYSFFNAFCYVPPIIGFSSTNWKDTVANMEQTREFVWNLTTMDLAKHMNATAAHLAPEVDEFEVAGLTAVPGKVVNVPRVAESPVAFECKVSDIVRLKGADGKEADAWLTLGEVVAVHIDKALIKDGVYQTAAARPIVRAGRRGDYFEIKPENMFEMVRPD, encoded by the coding sequence GTGACCGACAAAGACCTGTACTTCTACGAGCCCTCCAAGGGCCACGGCCTCAAGCACGATCCCTTCAACGCCATCATCGCGCCGCGGCCGATCGGCTGGATCTCCTCGCGCGACGCTAGGGGCCACGTCAACCTCGCGCCCTACAGCTTCTTCAACGCGTTCTGCTACGTGCCGCCGATCATCGGCTTCTCCTCCACCAACTGGAAGGACACGGTGGCGAACATGGAGCAGACCCGCGAGTTCGTCTGGAATCTCACCACGATGGATCTCGCCAAGCACATGAACGCGACCGCGGCGCATCTGGCGCCGGAGGTCGACGAGTTCGAGGTCGCGGGGCTCACGGCCGTGCCCGGCAAGGTCGTCAATGTGCCGCGGGTAGCTGAGAGCCCCGTCGCCTTCGAGTGCAAGGTGTCAGACATCGTCCGCCTCAAGGGCGCCGACGGCAAGGAGGCCGACGCCTGGCTGACGCTCGGCGAAGTCGTCGCCGTTCACATCGACAAGGCCTTGATCAAGGACGGCGTCTACCAGACCGCCGCCGCCCGCCCCATCGTCCGCGCCGGCCGGCGCGGCGATTACTTCGAGATCAAGCCGGAAAACATGTTCGAGATGGTCCGGCCGGATTAG
- a CDS encoding TetR/AcrR family transcriptional regulator: MALVSEHIEVDTRDRILEVAERLFRQIGYQKTTVGDIAKELRMSPANVYRFFESKKAIHQAVARGLMGEVELEAQRIVAKPGPVKERFRELLTTINRMNTERYVGDNKLHEMVAIAMEEDWDVCVAHMECIAGVIGQMIAQGVASGEFEAPDLQLAALCSCTAMIRFFHPQMIAQCATKPGPTIDQMIDFVIAGLSPRH; the protein is encoded by the coding sequence ATGGCCCTTGTTTCGGAACATATCGAAGTCGACACCCGGGATCGCATCCTCGAGGTGGCCGAGCGGCTGTTCCGCCAGATCGGCTACCAGAAGACGACGGTCGGCGACATCGCCAAGGAGCTCAGGATGAGCCCCGCCAACGTGTATCGCTTCTTCGAATCGAAGAAGGCGATCCATCAGGCGGTGGCGCGGGGCCTGATGGGCGAGGTCGAGCTGGAGGCGCAGCGGATCGTGGCAAAGCCCGGTCCGGTCAAGGAGCGCTTCCGCGAGCTGCTCACCACCATCAATCGCATGAACACCGAGCGCTATGTCGGCGACAACAAGCTGCACGAGATGGTCGCGATCGCGATGGAGGAGGACTGGGACGTCTGCGTCGCCCATATGGAGTGCATCGCCGGCGTCATCGGCCAGATGATCGCGCAAGGCGTCGCCTCCGGCGAGTTCGAGGCGCCGGACCTGCAACTGGCTGCGCTCTGCTCATGCACCGCGATGATCCGCTTCTTCCACCCCCAGATGATCGCCCAGTGCGCCACCAAGCCGGGCCCGACCATCGACCAGATGATCGATTTCGTCATCGCGGGTCTGTCGCCGCGCCACTGA